ACATTCATAGGACAGAGTTCCCAAGAAAAGGAAATTCCAGTAAAGGATGGTACGGCAGTGTTTGGTTCGCGCTcgacttggcgggggcactgtcGTGCCCCCCGATTAGCAAGGAAAATAGCACTGATAGGGCCAGAAGGCGGGATCGAATAGCAGGCTCAAAAGAAAATTGAACGccaatacatatatacatataagatCATGCCCATCTCCCGTTGGGACAAACAGATATCAGGGAATTCCACTACTACGATCACCAACATCAATGAacgtaaaacaataaataaaacaaatataatatacagggtattagtgacatcgtaacgaaaactttgagagatgattcagactatgattctgagttgatatcaaatggaattttccgtcggaaaagtatggaactgaaaataataaaaaaatataatgaattttccgactggaaattccacttgatatcaactcaaaatcatggtctaaatcattcccctctgtgttcgttacgatgtcactaacaccctgtataaattacTTTTGTAAGGAGAGAGAATCGTTAAGAATAAGTGAAAACTAACTAcgataatattatacatatgtGCTGTCGAGTGATGAGTTTAATTTTAACAACGTAAGAGTATAATTAAATTGTAATGTTACCTTGTATTTCCAGCGGGACAGTGCTCAAGAACTACGGAACATTCTGGTCGAGCCTGGTGGCGGAGGCGCCGCAAGAACCCGCGCAGCTTCAAGTGTTGGGCTGAGAGTCAAGTTTCCAAGACTTTCGCAGTGTTAAATGTTGAAAGACTCGACTTCTTTGTCTTAAAACAAGTGAACCCTCGGTGCTATGAAGCATTGTCTTCTTCACTTCATTTTTGTTTATGGCTGCAACGTTTACAACGAAACGGTGGTATTCTGGCAAACTTAATCTCATCTTACTTTGACAGTTCTAACGCTAGCGCTATCTCTATCTTCTACTTATCGTAAATGAAGGACAGCACTAGTTATAGAGCTGTCAAGCTAAAGTATAATTAAATTCCGTCCGCCAGTCGCCGCCAATGTTACTTCTATTAAATTGTGCTAAGTTTGTTAGTGATTAAACAAAAAAAcgtgtaattgttttttttatgagacTAAAACCTAAAATCAAACAACGcaattagaataaataaatacgtatattACCACATTGAGTATCATAAATGCATTTGCGTTAGAAGTTTCATAatcctttaaataaaatatccgcTTCCTAACCCGGCACGAAATTGATCGACAGTCGTTAAAATATAAGCGAATTCGAATATTAGTATCACATTAGCGCTAGCACTAAAATAGAGTTCATTTCACGATTAAGGCACAAATcagcaaaataaaattaataaaattctttGCGCGCGTCTGCTTCTAGCAGAGTCAATAGTAGGTTTTAGAAGAGGTAAAGATATGTTTATGTGGGTTTCTGTTTCATGACAGGCCTCTTGATGTCCATGAGGTCGCACAGGTCGTTCCGTAGCGGCCGCAGCTCGCTCACGTCGCGTTCCCAGTCTGTCTCCGCCAGCACCGTCATCACCTGCAACCAGCCAAATATTAGACCGCCGACCCTCCAGCCACATAAGTTTTTCTCGCTCACTCATTTTCGGAGAACGCTGAACGCACtctaccactgaattcgacattatgagtatgaatttttgtttggatcatagataaatgacatcacgcggtttccaggacttgtgcccGATTAATAACAATAGGTtcaccccctattacatgggacttaagcatAGCAGGCAAGGATGTGTAGTATATTTACATTCGGATCTAGCAGTTCGTGACGCTATGTTACGAGTTCTACGTTTTTACTTCTCTTCCAGTCCAAACATAGAAGTATATTAAAATAGTATatagtagataaataataatatttatatagaagatagataaataaatagggGCCGAAGgaaaaagggaaaccactgccctattttccttaaaaagtagcacgacgaatgccacaccgacaagagcgtggctcttaaattagtgatggtggtCAGTTCGCAGTCGTACCTGATCTAGGTTATCCTGGGGTACAGAAGACACGTCTCCATAGAGCGTGAGCGCCTCGTACAggcgggcggcggcgcagcGCCTCACGTAGCGGTCGGCGTAGCACAGGTAGATCACCAGCTGGCCCAGAGACTTGCTGCAGACCGGCCCACCCACCTGCATATACGATTGTTCCGGTACAGACAGGGACAACTAACGCCATATCAGGGTTAGTACAACTATAAGCTACCAAAAGACGTATTTACTACATcatacaatagggtagtttccaactaatcaaatcagtttttactaaacgttgtATGAAAAGctacctgtgacgtcacagaaaaacgtgacaaaatgtcgcacttattattacatttttgactcaaatgataagcagctgaacgtagtTCTTTCTTTGAAAAGATATGATTAAACTTTATTCTAGATGAAAATACCAACTAACGACTGGTTTCGTTGCACGCCGATGTTTGAAGTGAACTATGCAAttctaatataatttattatcaatCAATACATGCAAGTACAAACTCACCTGAATTAGTTGACATAATACGTTAATAGAGTCTAAAAGCTTATAAATATTCTTTGCTCCTCTCAGTTCCATTTGCAGATATTTCAGCACATCCAATGGAAATGTTGACTCTGGGTCTTCTAAGATTGGCGATATTGAGCCTAAAACAAAAGCATACAATATAATAGACAAGGCGTGCGTGTTAGTTACGCCGTTTACAACTCAAGGTCGGCTAGACCGAATTTGCTTCCGCTCCGAATAGCAGTCtaagtattaaaatattaaatcaatttgtgatccctagtttggttaggacattacaggctgatcgcctgattgtccgaaagtaagatgatccgtgcttcaggaGGCACgtatagccgttggtcccggttactacttactgatgtaagtatgtagttgttacatgagtcatcttACCTtcgtcagggcctttggcggctcaataataatcctgacaccagggttgatgaggttggtattccacctcataacccatatgataacaaaataacaaattaaaatactggaaaaaataatggCGCCGTTCTTCGCTAACAAGAAGTGCAAGAAAGATAGTTTTAGTCCTGTGAAATTAAGTTGATGGTTACCCGAATCGGGACCATTGAAAAGTAACACATCTACTGGGGggctaccggctaagacgaagccgattcagattggagcaaatcgaacatccatttgattctgtcgtaccgcgtaagcagccaatatggcgatccccgattcgtgacgtcacatgaagttcggcaagccgattgaacgaatgatttcagtacttttgacactaAAATCGCTACCGCGtaaaaaatcgaagttcggcgcctgaagccgattcccattggaagtgtcagttgaagccgggcacttttcagtaaccgtgatcaattttaatttcttattttcactgtttttcaACAATATTAGGAGCTATTTACGGTGGGCGACAAATTTTAGGAACATCTGAAtcaatataaaattgatatcggcgtggattttcgtgtttaaatacctaaatacagtGTCATGGAGATAGTCGTTTTATGGGCTGCTGCGGAAGAAAATGTCTTCAGAATCTTGAGCAAATCGATTGCAGGATACTTCGAGAGAAAAGCCAGTATATACTTCTCACAGGTacatctatttataacattatttctgaCAAGTGGCTCAATGTTTACAGAggaaaagttgcttaacttactAGAAGCgatttttgatcatttcatacttatctattttgttttgtttcagagagtagctacattaataattttagaTTATCAAAAGATGCATTTCGGACTTTGTATCATGACTTAGAACCATATCTGGAGGTCCAATGCTCTACAACTGTGCAATCGACTTTAAGGTAGGTGgttactatattatgttatattttaccttatattttgataattaaagttatactacaacattacatgaatccaatataatatctgtatgttatatattacagTGACAAATGCCCTCAATGAGCCTGCAATCGTGAGATAATATATCAAGTTTCCTCGGACAAAAACTGAGCATGTAGAAGTCTCCAGAGGTTTTAATGACAAATTTGGATTTCTTGGAGTACTTGGATGCATCCACGGCACACACATTGCCATTATCCAACCTCACAAGTGGGAAGAGGCCTTCTTCAATAGCAAGTATTACCATTCATTGCATGTTATGTTGGTAAGAATCATGCCTTTAACTAGCTACATTTGTTTTGATTCttatgattgagtcgctaaaaatattttaattttcagattTGTGATGGAGATATGTGCATTACATTTGTGATGAATCCAATGGGAGTGTTAGTGCTAGACTGCTAGCCAAGATAACCATATTTGGAACAACAGCACTTTGAGAAGGGAAAAGGAACATCtccttaatttaaatatgtttaagtttattaagtggACTTGTGTGGTCCTTGAAATGTAAATTACAAAGTCAGTGTGGTGTAATCAAAAGTGGCAGATTTGTTATTCAATAATACAACATCTAAACAAACCTTTCTTTATTGGcatcaaataaactattttcattatgcatatttatttattttgtgttattacataatttgtttcattGCACCCCTCTCATTAACCAACCTATCTCTCAAGTAGATACATTTTTctaatcttgtgtccattgtgcttaataaagtagtttatccatctatctttaacttgtaataaataaatccatttattttgtataaatacaagCTTGCGGGGCCTTATGGGGACTAGACTATTTGTAATGTGTAATAGTATAATCAAAAAAGCCCTGCGGGTGGATCAAAGAAATGTAATCAATTAGAACatactacaaatataatattgttcccAATTCTTACTATAATATGGAAATATAAGTTAATTGCATCCAACATCTTCATCAATACACCTATACAAATCTTTTTATTAGATAGTagttggcaaggagtgggtgtatacataatgtccgtatacacaacaggacccttcgtctgattcgatcgacaaccagagtttcactttcgtaatatttagtaccttccgagtagtgtaagaaaaataatagtacctttacagttaaacaaaaaacttgaattaatttccagcaggaccctccgtggtttgaaggtcttcagaccattggtgtatatccctgtatagcggtgcattagtaccttcagattatcttcgttttcttttaaaacaaatattagtttataagaaataaatctacaaaatttttatactgccagcaggacccttttttgttttggtgctttcagtccagacattcatatttcctagcagcagtatattagtacttttcaaaaaaatatcgcttaattaaaaaaaaatgtattaaaaagtaataagactgattctttatcagagaaaatattctaacacttttatttatgtgatgcaaccaatgaaataaaaatcagttttcatgttatattaggtaggtacgtagtttaatatcgtcaaaaaggaaaacacaatgaaaattataacaaaaaataaattatatttacaaaaatttacattaggaattatcaatcaaaattacaattaccaatcaaaattacaattaccaatagaAATTATCAATCAAACGTTGTTCGGCGTGGGTTAATAAAGATCATAGTAGatcattggttgcatcacataaataaaagtgttagaatattttctctgataaagaatcagtcttattactttttaatacatttttttttaattaagcgatatttttttgaaaagtactaatatactgctgctaggaaatatgaatgtctggactgaaagcaccaaaacaaaaaagggtcctgctggcagtataaaaattttgtagatttatttcttataaactaatatttgttttaaaagaaaacgaagataatctgaaggtactaatgcaccgctatacagggatatacaccaatggtctgaagaccttcaaaccacggagggtcctgctggaaattaattcaagttttttgtttaactgtaaaggtactattatttttcttacactactcggaaggtactaaatattacgaaagtgaaactctggttgtcgatcgaatcagacgaagggtcctgttgtgtatacggacatgtatacatatactatacacctctgcctaccccttcgggaatagaagcgtgatgctatattatttttgtttcaaatagTTCTTGGAAAAATGATATCTAGTTGCTTTGTCTTTAATGTACTTTAATGATACCCCTAGACAaactcacttaaataacatgaccaaacttaagtacatattttaattaaatacaacttcacttaaataacataaatggagtacttatactttagcttaaatatttacatacaagtttattgaatacataatatgtttttacttaagtattttaacttAGTTTCTCTAGTATCTTCGTTCTTGAGAATCGTCATGCTGCTATTCTTTaacctgtaataaataaatccattaattcatataaaatacatgcgaaatataaacagtcacaataatgacaaagtttttatgacgtctatcgtgtacattagtaatagtctttatagactagttataatcctttagttattactttatttatttgggtgaTCCCGGCAAGGCAGAAATTTTGTAAAGTGGTCCTTCATGAATTAAAAGTTTAGGAACACTAGCCGACTCTAATGGaatgaaatacaatgtaaagaaaatattttggaatgtaaTAAAGTAGCACATACAAAGGTATaaggatatttatttttggcctTTATTCTTGCTATAGTATGGAGTAAAATATGCTGATCAAGGAGGTAAATTTGGGTATATAACATCTTTACGCTACATCCCTGGCGGGGTAGGCAGTTAGGACAGACCACCAAGTGTCGTGATCCTTATAAACTTCTCCTACTTGCTCCAATtccatacaatttttaataagtgAGTAAATTACCTTATATTGGTCTTCACCTAACTTCCTCCAGCAGCAGCCGAAGCAACTCTGTTTGCATATCCGCGGCCTTGCTATTAGCTTCAGCAGCTGTAGCCAGCCAGCTTGTTAACTGCTGAAACAAGTCGCTCCTCCATGTCTAGCCTCCGACTCTCTAGATCTAGTAGGTAGTAAATCGGtgatctagaaaaacaaaaagatacattTACAAGTTTCCAACAAACTATTTAAGTTGTTGAACAATGAATAGGTTCATTATGTGACTATTCTTTGTTGACATGTTTCTTACTACTACCTACtagattaataatttacttacatttctttcgttattgttgttattgtataaattctGAGAAGATAAAACTGTTGCATTCGGCGCGAATTCAAGTATGTCAGCCAAGTCAGCTGATATAACATaacgtcatttttcttttttttttgcgtttcattacttcagttgcaaaagaaaaatccgtcgttgcattttccttttgttttaaacatttgtaagactttacaaagtgattaactaaaaatattatcaattaataaaaataacatacaaaattagtctgtattttttaatttcataatgatataaaatattaaatgtttaccaAATGTCTCAACGGAACGCAAGACCAAAAGTCATTCGTTCAATCATGCACCTCTCTATTATGTCTATTATTATCTATGGATTGATTTTCATCCAGATTGCAATGAACATCGGAAATTACCCGGTACcaaacgccgaacttcgatttatctGAATCGTTTTCAAGTCGCCGAAGTTCGGCGAATTAGCCGGTAGGCCCCCTGATGTACAAAGTTGTAGTAAATGATCAAAGTTCATACCTGAACTAAGTAATCTGTCTAAGAAGTTGAATATAGGCCCCGTAATCCTCTTGACATGTAAGTTGTCAGCGAACACTTTGATGATAGTGTCACAGATGGACTTCAGCATTTCTTTGTCATTGTGAAGATTGTTCAGGTAAGCGTACAAGGAAGACATTGTGTGTTTTACCTAGAACAAAATAAAgtgttaaatatgtattttgtatTGAAATTGTAGAATGATGTTACCTAGTGTAACAGCTAGCAACCGCCaaagttttgttattttataaaagctgGAACTTTCTGTGCATAGTCCCCTACTCAGGTATCAATGATCAGCAACTAGTTTGGATCATAGTGGCCTTGGCAAATAACAGGTAAGACAGGGCCAAATGTGTAATTGAGAACCTTTCGGGTATCTGCCtctgaatattttttactttgacATGACATCAAAAGCAAAACTATAACCATTGCCTACAAAGAAGGTACAATGACAAAAGTCCTCTGTGTACTTGTGGCCCTGCCCACCAGTAAAGATTACGGGAGTGTTATGTGtgagtatgtatttatgtacaacTTACCAAGCTTTCAGTGAGTTCGCCGCCACTGACTATAAGCCCTTTGACAACGTTGTATCTGTACGCGGGGAACGAGAGTAGCTGCACGAATCTCGGCATAGTGTGCCCGGGGAACAGCCAGAGCACCACGTTGGAGGTCTCGCTGGCCGCTTGCTCGCTCTCTTCTTCCTCCTTCTGTTTCAGCTCCACTTCTTCAGAAGGGAAGATCCGCTTTAAAGCGTCGTGATTTGGAATGTTCGCGATAGGCGGATCACTgcgaattgaaataaaaagtttGAGCAATATACGGCGCGACATTTCAAAgcttaagtgcgagcgagacagtaTGTGCGCGGTCCCACTAACTTCTTAGCGGCTCACGGCTaaggactaaagtaagacttaaGAGGgtgtgaggtcggcgcccgatgcgaatattggtgcggagcggagagttaccgttctgtacgtGTTACTCGGGCTATAAACCACtgtattcgactttatgagtttgaattcattacATGGATTTACATGGATTCTTCCcgttacatggaacttaaacatagctggcgaagagtgggtgtatacatattattatactgtacacctctgcgtaCCCAATAGGGGATACAGGCATGTTATTATACGAAAAAACCTAAGTCGTGCAACCCACTTGTAGAGGAGCGCGGTGAAGATCCGTCCGGCGTGCGCGCGCGTGCGGTCGATCTTCTCCACAGCCTGCTGCGCCACGCCGCGCATCACGCCCTGCACCGCCTGCGGGGTGTTCAGATGCGGGGCCTGCGCCGCGCACTGACGGCACACCGACATCAACCCTGCAGGGGACACTTCTATAGTCACGTACCACGATGGcgcaataacataacataaacagccgtcctacaggcctcccctcaatcaaccggagggggtatggagcatactccaccacgctgctccactgcgggttggtggaggtgtttttacggcatcTCTTGAAGACAAATTATAACCACCCCCGGTAAGGATCTCCTTGTGACGAACCTTATAGCATTATGATAGGTTAACCAACCATGaagataaattttaataatccaCCATGTTAAAAATGCAATAATTCCTTAGTAGACTTTCACTGCATACCATGGACAAATGCATTTTATGCTTTAAATACCTACACATTCCCTTATCGACCACTCCATTGCACATTATAATCAAGACAATAAGCAATCGGTATATGCTACAATATTTGAAAAACGAGTTTCTCAAACAATATTTAACTTTGGACTAAAACATTAAAGACTCACCAGTCATACTAGCCTCCCGGACCCACGCACCGATGTCTCCTCTCATATCGATAGTATATTCAGAGAGACAGTCCAGTAAGGCGTCTATAATCTCCCCTATGTATTTCTCCACGCCGCCAACAATGCCCATAGTCATACATACTTCAGTCAAACCCACAACCGCATCGCGGCGAGCTTCCGCCCACTTCTGGGTCGATTCTGTCACTTTGGTGCAGTCGATCAGAGATTGGATGACGGTTGGGAGATGTTCCGCTAAGATGTATTTTGGTAAGGCacctaaaaagaaacataaattgAAACTAGGAGTGATTAACATTAGGAGTCTGCAACAGTTGTTTTTACAAGTACAGTaacattttcgatttatttCCAATGCCTCACTGTCAGAATCTATGTTTTAAGACCGCATTATACAGAAACCCTGAAGACACAGTTTTAATTAGACATGTATGAAAGAATATCGTAAGTATGAAAGACAGCTATTATGTCTTAACTATTCAACCGATAAATAAATTCTTGCATACACGTTGTCAGAGGCACAAGGGTACTTTTGCAGACAATATCTTAGTGTACTGGACGCAGTTTTCCTAAGTCTCCACAGACGAAGTTGTGGCAATATCATTCTTAtgaatctctctctttatttaagagatttaagagtaatcgccattcctctcttcttcccgccaaatccttcaccacCTGACACGAcatgacctgcaccttctctttgatttgttttataaatgttctcctaggtctatccCTTCCTCTcatcccttcaatttttccttctatgatgttctaAACCaagtaaaaaactaaaaatcaaACTTACCAACAGCCCGGGCATATCCCATCCTCAGCACGAGGCCATTGACACCCCCGTTGCTCAGCTGTTCACAGTACTTGTCCATCAGACGCATTCGCTTCTCCTTCGCAGTCTCGTCACCATACTTCAGGTTATCGTCGCGTAAATACTGCTCGAATACCAGAGGTAGAGCGTGAATTGCCTTCTCTCGGATAGCTTGCACGTCGTGGGAGAGACATTCTTCTATTAGATTCAGCCAGTCGTCTGTTGAGATAGAATAGAAAATCTGTATTAACTGGGTAATGTAAAATCGGCTTGACCTATAGTCTCCACATGAGGAGCAACAACGATACTTGGAATAAAGTAACTATATTGGTCAAAACCCGCGATAATTATCGTGTGAACGTTAATAACGTGTGCTGCTGAATGTTCGACAGCTACTGTTCACTGGCCATCTTCATCTATACTGTGGATTGTGAGTTCCatgaaaaccaggtatgctcaatcctatgagcCGTCGTTGCTAGccatttgatgacgtaagtgttaccattaaattggtatctccaacattccaaggacataaattttattattgtcaaTTAAGTAccatcatgtaacgactacatagttacttcagtaagtagtagtcgGAACCAACAATGGTTTAAACAAGGAGCTGTCTTACAAAGGGTCCACAGTGGCAGCACGCGCATCAACTCCTCGCGTCACTTGTGGAAATGCGAGAAGACTTCTCACTGAGCTATGACTACTTACTGACCTATGACTGTGTGCTGGTGGAAGGGCGATGCAGTGGCAGCATCAGCTACTGGTCACTGACCTGCTGCTGCTCTCAGACCTATGGTTTAACTGACCTATGACTGGGTGTTGGTGGTAGGGCGCGGCGGCCTGCGCGAGCGCAGCGATGCAGTGGCAGCACGCCTGCCGCATCAGCTCGCCGCCCAGCCCGCGGAACTGTTGCCGACACCGCAGCCGCCGCACTAAGTCCCGCACCGCCACCGATACCTCCTCCGCAATCAACGAGTCTGCCTTCTTGCCTGCAACAATATTGCGTTTACTAAGAATCTGTTGCACCATTTCACCAATAAACGGTTGTGCGTAGTTGGCTAAAGGTCGTTTGCATCTTGGACGCGTTTTGTACGTATTTGCGTTCTACGTAAGCGTTCGAATACTGGTATGTGAATACCAACTCGGTTCCAGTGAGTGCACTCTCACAATGTCATAAtacttaaaaagttaaaatttgtAGTAGAACTTGaagagttaaaaaggccacatcaaagtaattcttcttcaactttatggttgtatggcaaccggtcgtcatagaAGAGAAGTACTGAATTCACATTTGCGCAAAGCGTAAAAGTGAGCAAAGTCaatgaatgtcaaatagcaatattgatttcttagatgaattgcttttatgtggcatttttaacctccCTTGTCTTAGACACACTTCTATTTTTCTAACGTAATGGACTGGTTACAACCtgttttctgattatttgtgactctgcccacttCTTTTATGATTACGTGCGTAAGTTTctgcaaatataaaaaataaacataccaTCGGCCAGTTCAGTCTGTGAAAGTGCCAAGATAGCCTCTCCTATGCCCAGTATGGCGCCGTGTCGCACGTTAAGATCTATCGATTCAGTCTTGCTCACTAACTTTGGAAGCACCACGGTCGCCACATATTCCGGTAACTGTAGGGAAAAAACGTATATATGCGGTTTACAAATCGTGCTCTCAAACAgttaaataatgttttgttttctcACAATCTGGAAGTAAAATTTGAGAACGAGTTTTCAATTATGTGCTGAAAGCAATAGGCGGGTGCAGTCACAGTCCATTGGTTTAATCAAATAGGAAACTGCAGCACATTCGTATATATCAACTTGAATGCAAAAGCAAGTTATAAACAACATACTTTTGAAATATAAAGTAAATCGTCTTACTTCACACATATTTACAAATTTCCTTTAACTTTTTTACAGCCCTAATGCGTGAAATATCTGGTCCCCGGCCGATAAATATAATGCCAAAACATGTAAtacaactaaaataataaagatagaTAAATATATAACTATCCTAACTAACATAAGCTAAgctaaaaatatacaaaatgagTGACAAAATGACAGCTTATGTAGCTGTTCTAAATTTAgatgatttatttttcttattcaaaGAAAGAAGATATGGACAATGTAGAAGATTTAGATTGAGAAAGAC
The Pectinophora gossypiella chromosome 9, ilPecGoss1.1, whole genome shotgun sequence genome window above contains:
- the LOC126369491 gene encoding tubulin-specific chaperone D — encoded protein: MVGLDADMNRDDDCDNIGLGCALEHFSEVEEVLNMIDNVKTIYNTPAVEVEYEKLYGILKQYYEQPHLLDPHLDKILSRFLGLIKDKESPMELKHATFNYMYQIIRIRGYKIVIRHLPHEVSDLLTVLALLEVQDPNDKESWRSRFVLLLWLSIVVIIPFHMSRLDGFTPGHAGTSDEGTSKKLTVMERIFNICKTYAQCKDTCAEASAFLASKFLTRSDVKELYMAPFFDWACDLHSNLQDEGKIYYGVLAAVAAVLKHGKRDDLLPFTPKLLQWVTKQNYQQHKAMLVRKYGVKIVQRIGLTFLRPRVASWRYTRGSRSLAVTLGAMPAAGDNEPATSPPDDDDQDIPQEVEEVVELLLCSLRDDDTVVRWSAAKGVGRVGARLPAAAAADVADSVLALFAPHERDTAWHGGCMALAELARRGLLSPAQVGGAMRAVAAALRRDEPRAACGGGGGGRAARDSACHAAWAFARAYDAAALAPYATTLANALIATACFDREINCRRAASAAYQENVGRHGMFPHGIDVLTIADFQSVGPRNNAFMVVAPLVANYPEYTQPLIDHLVDLKVEHWDCAIRELAAKALNKLTHKLPEYVATVVLPKLVSKTESIDLNVRHGAILGIGEAILALSQTELADGKKADSLIAEEVSVAVRDLVRRLRCRQQFRGLGGELMRQACCHCIAALAQAAAPYHQHPVIDDWLNLIEECLSHDVQAIREKAIHALPLVFEQYLRDDNLKYGDETAKEKRMRLMDKYCEQLSNGGVNGLVLRMGYARAVGALPKYILAEHLPTVIQSLIDCTKVTESTQKWAEARRDAVVGLTEVCMTMGIVGGVEKYIGEIIDALLDCLSEYTIDMRGDIGAWVREASMTGLMSVCRQCAAQAPHLNTPQAVQGVMRGVAQQAVEKIDRTRAHAGRIFTALLYNDPPIANIPNHDALKRIFPSEEVELKQKEEEESEQAASETSNVVLWLFPGHTMPRFVQLLSFPAYRYNVVKGLIVSGGELTESLVKHTMSSLYAYLNNLHNDKEMLKSICDTIIKVFADNLHVKRITGPIFNFLDRLLSSGSISPILEDPESTFPLDVLKYLQMELRGAKNIYKLLDSINVLCQLIQVGGPVCSKSLGQLVIYLCYADRYVRRCAAARLYEALTLYGDVSSVPQDNLDQVMTVLAETDWERDVSELRPLRNDLCDLMDIKRPVMKQKPT